The genomic DNA GCGGCGTCAGCGCCTTGGCGTAATCTCTGGCGAGGCCTCGGTTCTGCCGGGGCCTCGTAGCGTCTTCAGTCATAATTTTTAAATCGATTGAAAATCTGTCGAGGAGGATAAGCCGATGATCGTATGCTGCGGAGAAGCGCTGATCGACATGCTGCCGCGGGACACGACCGCGGGCGAGAGTGCCTTTGCGCCCTATGCCGGCGGCGCGATCTTCAACACGGCGATCGCCCTTGGCCGCCTCGGCATCCAGACCGGCTTTTTCACGGGTCTCTCCGACGACATGTTCGGCGATATCCTGCGCGACACGCTGAAGGCAGCGAATGTCGATTTCGGCCCCTGCGCGACGCTGTCGCTGCACACGACGCTTGCCTTCGTCAAGCTGGTCAACGGCCATGCCAGCTACGCCTTCTTCGATGAAAACACTGCCGGCCGCATGATCACCCGCGAGCACCTGCCAACGCTCGGCGATTTCTGTGAGGCACTGCATTTTGGCGCGATCAGCCTGATCCCCGAGCCCTGCGGCTCGACCTACGAAGCATTGATGACGCGCGAGCATGAAAAGCGGGTCATTTCTTTCGATCCGAATATCCGCCCCGGTTTCATCAAGGACCGAGAGGCTCATCTCGCCCGCATGAACCGCATGGCGGCGATGTCGGATATCATCAAGTTCTCCGACGAGGATCTTGCCTGGTTCGGCATGGAGGGCAGCCACGACGATCTCGCCGCCGATTGGCTGAGGCGCGGCCCCAAGCTGGTGCTGATTACCAAGGGCGCCGATGGCGCCGTCGGTTATACCGCCCGCCACAAGGTCGAGGTTGCCGGTGAGCGCGTGACCGTGGTCGATACGGTCGGTGCCGGCGACACTTTCGATGCCGGCG from Ensifer adhaerens includes the following:
- a CDS encoding carbohydrate kinase family protein, whose protein sequence is MIVCCGEALIDMLPRDTTAGESAFAPYAGGAIFNTAIALGRLGIQTGFFTGLSDDMFGDILRDTLKAANVDFGPCATLSLHTTLAFVKLVNGHASYAFFDENTAGRMITREHLPTLGDFCEALHFGAISLIPEPCGSTYEALMTREHEKRVISFDPNIRPGFIKDREAHLARMNRMAAMSDIIKFSDEDLAWFGMEGSHDDLAADWLRRGPKLVLITKGADGAVGYTARHKVEVAGERVTVVDTVGAGDTFDAGVLASLKLAGLLSKADVAGLTETAVRNALALGAKAAAVTVSRAGANPPWKHEIGL